In Leptolyngbya sp. SIO1E4, one DNA window encodes the following:
- the pap gene encoding polyphosphate:AMP phosphotransferase: MFEAVELGHKISKQDYSSALPQLRVELVNAQYELCQAPLSMLILLMGDDRQSCNEVINHLGEWMDGRYIHNHFFGELTDEERERPRFWRYWRRLPQDGMTGVFVGAWALNTIAERLRNDISDKSFYRRCHHIYRFENMLAANGVLLLKFWFHQSKKDFKHRLKAAQKDPKKAWRIDEAEWQVYEQYEDFVSLSERYIRLTSSGITPWTLVETTCSRYRNLIVMQTISSALETRLAEPNPPPSSEKSPTVYVNQSDRSVLDTLPLKTDTDWKAYREVLETYQARLKRLTRKARRAGVSSILVFEGWDAAGKGGVIRRLTQAMDAQDYRVIPIGAPTDEEKAHHYLWRFWQQVPRNGKVVVFDRSWYGRILVERVEGFAQSHEWQWAYSEINDFEEQLHEHGILMLKFWLHIDPDEQLRRFKAREQTPYKKYKITEEDYRNRDRWQDYEVAVTDMVSRTSTRYARWHLIPSNDKRHARIEVIKTFCESLEKRL, translated from the coding sequence ATGTTTGAAGCCGTCGAATTAGGGCACAAAATTAGCAAGCAGGACTATAGCAGTGCTTTACCTCAACTCAGGGTAGAGCTGGTCAATGCTCAATATGAACTGTGTCAAGCGCCTTTATCTATGTTGATTTTACTCATGGGAGATGACCGCCAGTCTTGCAACGAAGTCATCAACCATCTAGGAGAGTGGATGGATGGGCGCTATATACACAACCACTTTTTTGGAGAGCTGACTGACGAAGAACGAGAAAGACCGCGCTTCTGGCGCTATTGGCGGCGCTTGCCCCAGGATGGAATGACTGGGGTTTTTGTCGGTGCTTGGGCGCTGAATACGATCGCTGAACGCCTGCGAAATGATATTTCTGATAAATCATTTTATCGCCGTTGTCACCACATTTACCGATTCGAAAATATGCTGGCGGCCAATGGTGTTTTACTGCTTAAATTCTGGTTTCATCAGTCTAAAAAAGATTTTAAGCACCGGCTTAAAGCAGCTCAAAAAGATCCTAAAAAGGCGTGGCGCATTGATGAAGCAGAGTGGCAAGTCTATGAGCAATATGAGGATTTTGTATCCCTTTCAGAGCGCTATATCCGGTTGACTAGCAGCGGTATTACCCCGTGGACCTTAGTAGAGACGACCTGTTCTCGCTATCGCAATCTAATTGTAATGCAGACGATCTCGAGTGCTCTAGAGACAAGATTGGCTGAACCTAACCCCCCCCCGTCTTCTGAGAAGTCGCCGACGGTATATGTCAACCAGAGCGATCGCAGTGTTCTGGATACCCTTCCCCTGAAAACTGACACTGATTGGAAAGCCTATCGAGAAGTGTTGGAAACCTATCAGGCTCGGCTCAAGCGCTTGACGCGAAAAGCTCGACGGGCTGGTGTTAGCAGTATTCTGGTCTTTGAAGGATGGGATGCAGCGGGTAAAGGGGGGGTGATTCGTCGGTTGACTCAAGCGATGGATGCTCAGGACTATCGTGTGATTCCGATTGGAGCCCCAACAGATGAAGAAAAAGCGCATCATTATCTGTGGCGCTTTTGGCAACAGGTTCCTCGCAATGGCAAGGTTGTGGTGTTTGACCGCAGTTGGTATGGTCGCATTTTAGTCGAGCGGGTTGAGGGATTTGCCCAGTCCCATGAATGGCAATGGGCCTATAGTGAAATCAATGATTTCGAAGAACAGCTCCACGAGCATGGCATTTTAATGCTTAAGTTTTGGCTCCACATTGACCCGGACGAGCAGCTGCGCCGTTTTAAGGCGCGAGAGCAAACGCCCTATAAAAAGTACAAGATTACCGAAGAAGATTACCGCAATCGCGATCGCTGGCAAGATTACGAAGTTGCTGTGACGGATATGGTGAGTCGCACCAGTACCCGTTATGCCCGCTGGCACTTAATTCCTTCTAATGACAAACGCCATGCGCGTATTGAAGTCATCAAAACCTTTTGTGAATCATTAGAGAAGCGACTTTAA
- a CDS encoding NAD(P)H-binding protein codes for MQLQPQLENPFNTTQITLHTQKSTAGTTLVLGGTGKTGRRLVERLEARGLPVRIGSRSAALPFEWHNPVTWPALLQNVASVYITYYPDLAVPGAADTIRSFVEQAVQNGVRHLVLLSGRGEAEAQHCERIVQSSGVDWTILRASWFSQNFSEAFLRDLILGGVVALPAGNVQEPFISADDIADVAVVALTESGHAGQLYELTGPRLMTFAEAVGEIAKATGRAVTYVPISLEDFVATLTEQGTPADFVSLLSYLFDKVLDGHNAYLTDGVQRALGRAPQDFTTYAQTTAASGAWNESVV; via the coding sequence ATGCAACTACAACCTCAACTGGAAAATCCCTTCAACACAACACAGATCACGCTACACACACAAAAGAGCACAGCAGGCACAACCTTGGTTTTGGGGGGCACGGGTAAGACGGGTCGTCGGCTAGTCGAGCGGCTAGAAGCCCGTGGCCTACCAGTACGAATCGGTTCTCGATCTGCTGCGTTGCCGTTCGAGTGGCACAATCCGGTAACCTGGCCTGCCTTATTGCAGAATGTGGCATCGGTCTACATCACCTATTACCCAGACCTGGCTGTTCCCGGCGCAGCGGATACTATTCGCTCATTTGTCGAGCAAGCTGTGCAAAATGGCGTACGTCACTTGGTTTTGTTGTCGGGGCGTGGCGAGGCAGAGGCGCAACACTGTGAACGCATTGTCCAATCGTCTGGAGTTGACTGGACAATCCTACGAGCAAGCTGGTTTAGTCAGAATTTCAGTGAGGCTTTTCTGAGAGACTTGATCCTTGGTGGCGTGGTAGCCCTGCCAGCGGGCAATGTTCAGGAACCGTTCATCAGTGCCGACGATATTGCTGATGTTGCTGTTGTCGCTCTGACCGAATCGGGCCATGCCGGGCAACTCTACGAACTCACGGGGCCACGCCTCATGACCTTTGCAGAAGCAGTCGGAGAAATTGCTAAAGCGACAGGGCGAGCAGTGACTTACGTGCCGATATCCCTAGAGGACTTTGTGGCGACGCTTACCGAGCAAGGCACACCTGCCGACTTCGTATCATTGCTGAGTTATCTCTTCGATAAGGTTCTAGATGGCCATAATGCCTATCTCACCGATGGTGTTCAGCGTGCCTTAGGCCGAGCCCCGCAAGATTTCACGACATATGCACAAACAACAGCTGCGAGCGGAGCCTGGAATGAGTCAGTGGTATAG
- a CDS encoding DUF1772 domain-containing protein, producing the protein MAIFYNLRSSLILFAAMGSALSAGIFFAFSTFVMQALRQQTPSSGIAAMQSINITVINPWFMTVFLGPAVVGLVLAIAALRQWEQPGAVYWLVGALFYLIGTIGVTIAGNIPLNDALAVVNPDSAEGATLWTRYLTDWTFWNHVRTVAAFLAAAMFTISLCQRTGP; encoded by the coding sequence ATGGCAATTTTTTACAACTTGCGCTCGTCTCTAATCCTGTTTGCAGCGATGGGCAGCGCGCTAAGTGCAGGAATTTTCTTTGCGTTTTCCACTTTTGTCATGCAAGCTTTGAGACAACAAACGCCCTCATCAGGCATTGCCGCCATGCAGTCTATCAATATCACCGTCATCAACCCTTGGTTCATGACAGTGTTTTTGGGGCCAGCAGTCGTGGGTTTGGTGTTGGCGATCGCAGCCCTAAGGCAATGGGAGCAACCGGGTGCTGTTTACTGGCTGGTAGGGGCTCTGTTCTACCTAATTGGCACCATCGGCGTGACTATCGCAGGCAATATCCCCTTAAATGACGCGCTCGCTGTAGTCAATCCCGACAGTGCTGAAGGGGCAACGCTCTGGACCAGATACCTAACGGATTGGACCTTTTGGAACCATGTGCGCACAGTGGCCGCATTTTTGGCTGCAGCAATGTTTACTATCTCGCTTTGTCAGCGGACGGGACCATAG